Proteins from a genomic interval of Medicago truncatula cultivar Jemalong A17 chromosome 3, MtrunA17r5.0-ANR, whole genome shotgun sequence:
- the LOC11436651 gene encoding indole-3-pyruvate monooxygenase YUCCA6: protein MDYCIRELEGKQANDPLFIKTMKNNKSSSTEGRVFVQGPVIVGAGPSGLAAAACLQQKNIPCVILERSNCVASLWQLKTYDRLRLHLPKQFCELPFMEFPSNFPTYPSKQQFIKYLEDYAGSFGIRPRFNETVQNAEFDGKIGCWRLKSFNSKADVTTEYVCRWLIVATGENAEAVVPNIEGVDEFGGVIRHTSLYKSGEEFRGKKVLVVGCGNSGMEVCLDLCNHDATPSLVVRDSVHVLPREMLGKSTFGLSMWLLKWFPLGLVDRFLLIVSWLMLGDTAQLGLDRPRLGPLQLKNLSGKTPVLDVGTLAKIKGGHIKVRPSIKRLKRQTVEFVDGRSENFDGIILATGYKSNVPYWLKEEDMFSKEDGFPMKPFPSGWKGKNGLYAVGFTKRGLQGASLDAKRIADDIELCLESEAKYGS, encoded by the exons atgGACTATTGCATAAGAGAGTTAGAAGGAAAACAAGCTAATGATCCTTTATTCatcaaaacaatgaaaaacaacaaatcatcatcaacggAAGGTCGTGTCTTTGTTCAAGGACCGGTGATCGTAGGAGCAGGACCTTCTGGTTTAGCAGCAGCTGCATGtctacaacaaaaaaacattccATGTGTAATACTAGAAAGATCTAATTGTGTGGCTTCATTATGGCAACTCAAAACCTACGATCGATTGCGTCTTCATCTTCCAAAACAATTCTGTGAATTACCCTTTATGGAATTCCCCTCAAATTTCCCAACATACCCTTCAAAACAACAGTTCATAAAGTACTTGGAAGATTATGCAGGGAGTTTTGGTATTAGGCCACGGTTTAATGAGACAGTGCAAAATGCTGAATTTGATGGTAAAATTGGTTGTTGGAGGTTGAAGAGTTTTAATAGTAAAGCTGATGTAACAACAGAATATGTTTGTCGTTGGTTGATCGTAGCGACCGGTGAGAATGCCGAAGCTGTTGTGCCTAATATTGAAGGCGTAGATGAATTTGGAGGAGTTATAAGGCATACAAGTTTGTATAAAAGTGGTGAAGAGTTTAGAGGGAAGAAAGTTTTGGTTGTTGGTTGTGGTAATTCTGGTATGGAAGTTTGTTTAGATCTTTGTAACCATGATGCTACTCCTTCTCTTGTTGTTCGAGATTCA gtACACGTCCTACCACGAGAGATGCTAGGAAAATCAACTTTTGGGTTGTCCATGTGGTTACTCAAGTGGTTTCCATTGGGACTTGTCGATAGGTTCTTGCTCATAGTGTCATGGCTTATGCTTGGTGACACTGCTCAACTTGGGTTGGATCGTCCTCGTTTGGGTCCCCTTCAACTCAAAAACCTCTCCGGAAAGACTCCTGTCTTAGATGTGGGTACCCTTGCCAAAATTAAAGGTGGACACATTAAG GTACGGCCAAGCATAAAACGGTTAAAACGTCAAACAGTGGAATTCGTAGATGGAAGGTCAGAGAATTTTGATGGCATCATCTTGGCAACCGGTTACAAAAGCAATGTTCCCTATTGGCTCAAG gaaGAGGATATGTTCTCTAAGGAAGATGGATTTCCTATGAAGCCATTTCCAAGTGGGTGGAAAGGTAAAAATGGACTCTATGCCGTAGGTTTTACAAAAAGGGGACTGCAAGGTGCCTCTTTGGATGCCAAGAGAATAGCTGATGACATTGAACTGTGTTTAGAATCTGAAGCAAAGTATGGatcataa